In a single window of the Microbacterium sp. SL75 genome:
- a CDS encoding CNNM domain-containing protein encodes MNGWTVAIITTALIVASAFFVIVEFALLAARRHRLEEQAATSASARAALRGVNELTVMLAFAQLGITACTFLLGAITKPAIDYALAPVFETWGLPYVLADIIAFMLALIVVTFLHLVIGEMAPKSWAIAHPETAAKATGILARALTWPLRPFLLWINHIANRLVKASGVEPVDKAAAGGQDADTIRELVAHSRQAGTLEKQYSEPIAQAIALGTLTVGDIVRTDRSPTSVPTDATVADIQKVAASSTHLRILVGAGASSRVAHVRDTLAVDPGTPALEIARDPLVLEPAASAYDALARMRRGRVQLATVVEGERLIGVVTLDDLLREILPGPGELAPAAR; translated from the coding sequence ATGAACGGCTGGACCGTCGCGATCATCACAACCGCGCTCATCGTCGCCAGCGCCTTCTTCGTCATCGTCGAGTTCGCCCTGCTCGCCGCTCGTCGCCACCGCCTCGAAGAGCAGGCCGCCACGAGCGCCTCGGCGCGCGCGGCTCTGCGCGGTGTGAACGAGCTCACCGTGATGCTGGCGTTCGCGCAGCTCGGCATCACGGCGTGCACCTTCTTGCTCGGTGCCATCACCAAGCCCGCGATCGACTACGCGCTGGCCCCCGTGTTCGAGACGTGGGGTCTGCCGTACGTTCTCGCCGACATCATCGCCTTCATGCTCGCGTTGATCGTCGTGACCTTCCTTCACCTCGTGATCGGAGAGATGGCGCCGAAGTCGTGGGCGATCGCGCATCCCGAAACCGCGGCGAAGGCCACCGGCATCCTGGCCCGCGCCCTCACCTGGCCGTTGCGTCCGTTCCTGCTGTGGATCAATCACATTGCGAACCGTCTCGTGAAGGCGTCGGGTGTCGAGCCGGTCGACAAGGCCGCCGCGGGCGGACAGGACGCCGACACCATTCGCGAGCTCGTGGCACATTCCCGCCAGGCGGGCACCCTCGAGAAGCAGTACTCCGAGCCGATCGCTCAGGCGATCGCTCTGGGCACACTGACGGTGGGTGACATCGTGCGCACCGACCGCTCCCCCACGAGCGTGCCGACGGATGCCACGGTCGCCGACATCCAGAAAGTCGCCGCCTCGTCGACGCACCTGCGAATCCTCGTCGGGGCGGGAGCGTCCTCGCGCGTCGCGCACGTGCGGGACACGCTCGCCGTCGACCCCGGGACGCCGGCGCTCGAGATCGCCCGTGATCCTCTGGTGCTCGAGCCCGCGGCATCCGCTTACGACGCTCTGGCACGCATGCGGCGCGGTCGTGTCCAGCTGGCGACGGTCGTGGAGGGCGAGCGTCTGATCGGCGTCGTGACGCTCGACGATCTGCTGCGGGAGATCCTGCCCGGGCCGGGAGAGCTGGCGCCTGCCGCCCGCTGA
- a CDS encoding DUF4166 domain-containing protein gives MTSIFAQAMGSDFDRLHPMMQRRFGVGLDEGQACVGRGVMSEIRRGPWWTVPFLQIGKLRNILVPTVGENVPFTIWNSPYLDPFGRETVTFVREYEVRGRPARFDATMILYDGRVIDYLGTHQHLAVDLDLSVDDEGGLLLRSGEQRFYEGPVGFRFPQLFSGRATLRERFDDGDGRFHVDLRVDNDRFGFLFGYRGSFTCEWMPASGAPSHVFPRRHESRV, from the coding sequence ATGACGTCGATCTTCGCGCAGGCGATGGGCTCCGATTTCGACCGCCTGCACCCGATGATGCAGCGACGCTTCGGCGTCGGCCTCGACGAGGGCCAGGCGTGCGTCGGTCGCGGTGTCATGAGCGAGATCCGGCGCGGGCCCTGGTGGACCGTACCGTTTCTCCAGATCGGCAAACTGCGGAACATCCTCGTGCCGACGGTGGGAGAGAACGTCCCCTTCACCATCTGGAACAGCCCGTACCTCGACCCTTTCGGCCGAGAGACGGTCACCTTCGTGCGGGAGTACGAGGTGAGAGGTCGGCCCGCCCGGTTCGACGCGACGATGATCCTCTACGACGGCCGCGTGATCGACTACCTCGGCACGCACCAGCATCTCGCGGTCGACCTCGACCTGAGCGTCGACGACGAGGGCGGCCTGCTCCTGCGGTCGGGGGAGCAGCGCTTCTACGAGGGACCGGTCGGGTTCCGTTTCCCCCAGCTCTTCAGCGGCCGGGCCACCCTCCGCGAACGCTTCGACGACGGCGACGGTCGTTTCCACGTCGACCTGCGCGTCGACAACGACCGTTTCGGCTTCCTCTTCGGCTACCGCGGAAGCTTCACCTGCGAGTGGATGCCGGCCTCCGGCGCCCCGTCGCACGTCTTCCCCCGCCGACATGAATCCCGCGTCTGA
- a CDS encoding SDR family oxidoreductase: MSKTWFITGASKGFGREWAEAALERGDNVAGTARNLDDVKALVDSYPDSFLPLQLDVTDRSADIDAVAKAHEKFGQLDIVINNAGYGHFGMVEELTEDEVRAQLETNFFGALWVTQAALPIMRKQGSGHIIQVSSIGGISAFPTVGAYHASKWALEGLSQSLSQEVAGFGIHVTLIEPGGYSTDWSGPSAQRSDEIDAYAEVREQAAKRPSAADPGKPEATRAAILKVVDAENPPLRIFFGKAPLGIAERDYESRLQTWREWQPVSEEAHGS, from the coding sequence ATGAGCAAGACGTGGTTCATCACCGGCGCATCGAAGGGCTTCGGCCGCGAGTGGGCCGAAGCGGCTTTGGAGCGCGGTGACAACGTCGCCGGCACTGCTCGAAACCTCGACGACGTGAAGGCGCTGGTCGACAGCTACCCCGACTCGTTCCTTCCCCTCCAGCTCGATGTGACCGACCGTTCCGCCGATATCGACGCCGTGGCCAAGGCCCACGAGAAGTTCGGCCAGCTCGACATCGTCATCAACAACGCCGGCTACGGGCACTTCGGCATGGTGGAAGAGCTGACCGAGGACGAGGTCCGGGCGCAGCTCGAGACCAACTTCTTCGGCGCGCTCTGGGTCACCCAGGCCGCGCTGCCGATCATGCGGAAGCAGGGTTCGGGCCACATCATCCAGGTGTCGAGCATCGGCGGCATCAGCGCCTTCCCCACCGTCGGTGCCTACCACGCGTCGAAGTGGGCGCTCGAGGGTCTCTCGCAGTCACTCTCTCAGGAGGTCGCGGGCTTCGGCATCCACGTAACCCTCATCGAGCCCGGCGGCTACTCGACCGACTGGTCGGGCCCCTCTGCCCAGCGCAGCGACGAGATCGACGCCTACGCCGAGGTGCGGGAGCAGGCGGCCAAGCGCCCCTCTGCTGCCGACCCCGGTAAGCCCGAGGCGACGCGCGCGGCGATCCTGAAGGTGGTGGATGCCGAGAACCCGCCGCTGCGTATCTTCTTCGGCAAGGCGCCCCTGGGCATCGCCGAGCGCGACTACGAGTCGCGTCTGCAGACGTGGCGCGAGTGGCAGCCGGTGTCGGAGGAGGCGCACGGCTCGTAA
- a CDS encoding acyltransferase, whose product MPAPASRVRRDLQGLRAIAVLAVVATHLTGWPRGGFVGVDVFFVLSGFLVTGILLSDLENEGTLRLGAFFARRVKRLLPAALAVLAAVVGAAFMIFSPVRAESILFDALSAVGLVSNWHFGLAGRDYFAVSDVSPLQHFWSLSVEEQFSVAWPFLVLLAVATLPVAARRARPGRVAVGLLAGAVVVASGVAALLQTPADPSLAYFSTVTRAGELATGAVIAAAAPVLARIPAAARGSLAWIGVAVITAAFFFIDPGAPFPAPVAALPVLGAALVIGAGIGGDPRHRHLFVLTNPLAVTIGDLSYSLYLWHLPVIVFAGVLLAPGPAATAITVLAMLVLTVATYLGIEQPLHRAPWATRGPVEQPKPAAPTPSKPVPAERRSSALASRPAGYVPGKRYYPGSRSTSAVVPELAVATASAPRLPDGDERMPVPPASIDAGTAPPWAAWRARFAPRVAMAGATLAIGAGATALAVMLAYGAPPLPGLPAAVPAPVDVAAEAGDALSVLQGELAAASTATSWPELHPSLDEAQRASSSANRAHDCFTPGVPLDAGRCTWGSADAPRHLYLVGDSSAMAYAPAFAKLADDSGGAWRVTTVGMYGCRFTDVLVESRDPSVMAACGQRKADVAAMVGASPADLLVVSNAFTLGRSVDGRDLDAGELVSAIASEVTGWAPAGHTVYLAPPPHGVDLGRCVSPLTGPSSCLAGIDDVWMQMQTATEARAALTGDLAISALPFSCWQGVCPAFAGDTPVRYDDTHITPAFAERLAPILRGALAERGLY is encoded by the coding sequence GTGCCCGCACCCGCCTCTCGCGTGCGCCGCGATCTCCAGGGCCTCCGGGCGATCGCCGTCTTGGCGGTCGTTGCCACGCACCTCACGGGCTGGCCCCGGGGCGGCTTCGTCGGCGTCGACGTGTTCTTCGTCCTGTCGGGTTTCCTCGTCACCGGCATCCTGTTGTCCGACCTGGAGAACGAGGGGACGCTGCGGCTCGGGGCCTTCTTCGCACGCCGCGTGAAGCGCCTCCTGCCCGCCGCGCTCGCCGTCCTCGCGGCCGTGGTCGGGGCGGCATTCATGATCTTCTCGCCCGTACGAGCGGAAAGCATCCTCTTTGACGCCCTGTCCGCGGTGGGTCTCGTGTCGAACTGGCACTTCGGCCTCGCTGGTCGCGACTACTTCGCCGTCTCGGACGTCTCGCCGCTCCAGCACTTCTGGTCGCTCTCCGTCGAGGAGCAGTTCTCGGTGGCGTGGCCTTTCCTCGTGCTGCTCGCGGTCGCCACGCTGCCGGTCGCGGCGCGACGCGCGCGGCCGGGCCGCGTTGCCGTGGGCCTGCTCGCGGGAGCCGTCGTCGTGGCCTCCGGAGTCGCTGCCCTCCTCCAGACGCCCGCCGATCCGAGCCTGGCCTACTTCTCGACCGTGACACGAGCCGGTGAGCTCGCCACGGGTGCGGTGATCGCCGCCGCCGCTCCCGTGCTCGCGCGCATCCCGGCAGCCGCTCGCGGATCCCTCGCCTGGATCGGGGTGGCCGTGATCACGGCGGCGTTTTTCTTCATCGATCCCGGGGCGCCTTTCCCCGCGCCCGTCGCCGCGCTCCCCGTACTCGGCGCGGCGCTCGTGATCGGCGCAGGCATCGGCGGCGACCCGCGTCACCGCCACCTCTTCGTCCTCACCAACCCGCTCGCCGTGACGATCGGTGACCTCTCGTACTCGCTGTACCTCTGGCACCTGCCCGTGATCGTCTTCGCCGGAGTTCTGCTGGCTCCCGGACCGGCCGCGACAGCGATCACGGTCCTCGCCATGCTCGTCCTGACGGTCGCGACCTACCTCGGCATCGAGCAGCCGCTCCATCGCGCACCCTGGGCGACCCGCGGCCCCGTGGAACAGCCGAAACCCGCCGCACCCACCCCGTCGAAACCCGTACCCGCCGAGCGTCGGTCGAGCGCACTCGCCTCGCGACCCGCCGGGTACGTCCCCGGCAAGAGGTACTACCCCGGATCTCGCTCCACGAGCGCCGTTGTGCCCGAGCTAGCGGTGGCGACCGCTTCGGCACCCCGCCTGCCGGATGGAGACGAACGGATGCCGGTACCCCCGGCATCCATCGACGCCGGCACCGCACCCCCGTGGGCCGCTTGGCGCGCCCGCTTCGCCCCACGCGTGGCGATGGCCGGGGCCACGCTCGCCATCGGCGCCGGAGCGACGGCGCTCGCGGTGATGCTGGCGTACGGCGCTCCGCCCCTCCCGGGACTACCGGCCGCGGTGCCTGCCCCGGTCGATGTCGCCGCCGAAGCCGGAGACGCGCTCAGTGTGTTGCAGGGCGAGCTCGCCGCCGCGAGCACCGCCACCTCCTGGCCCGAGCTGCACCCCTCCCTCGACGAGGCGCAGCGCGCTTCGTCGTCGGCGAACCGCGCTCACGACTGCTTCACCCCGGGCGTGCCCCTCGACGCCGGGCGGTGCACCTGGGGGTCCGCCGACGCACCGCGGCACCTGTACCTCGTGGGCGACTCGAGCGCCATGGCGTACGCCCCCGCCTTCGCAAAGCTCGCCGACGACAGCGGGGGAGCGTGGCGTGTGACCACGGTCGGGATGTACGGATGCCGCTTCACCGACGTCCTGGTCGAGAGCCGCGATCCGTCGGTCATGGCCGCGTGCGGGCAGCGCAAGGCCGACGTCGCGGCGATGGTCGGCGCCTCACCCGCCGACCTGCTCGTGGTGTCGAACGCGTTCACCCTGGGCCGCTCGGTCGACGGGCGGGATCTGGATGCCGGCGAGTTGGTCTCGGCCATCGCGTCCGAGGTTACGGGGTGGGCTCCCGCGGGCCACACGGTGTACTTGGCGCCCCCGCCGCACGGAGTCGATCTCGGGCGGTGCGTGTCGCCGCTCACGGGCCCCTCGTCGTGTCTCGCGGGCATCGACGACGTGTGGATGCAGATGCAGACGGCGACCGAGGCCCGCGCGGCGCTCACCGGCGACCTCGCGATCAGCGCTCTGCCCTTCAGCTGCTGGCAGGGAGTGTGTCCCGCCTTCGCGGGAGACACGCCGGTGCGCTATGACGACACCCACATCACGCCGGCGTTCGCGGAACGGCTGGCGCCGATCCTGCGCGGCGCCCTCGCGGAACGGGGTCTGTACTGA
- a CDS encoding glutathionylspermidine synthase family protein, with product MRRIELDPRPDWQRTIKQSGLIYSHSVRDDGTAVEYWNDGAAYVFTLPEVEELEKQTEELHRMSLEAAKYMASGALGHLGLSPKAFELAQWSLEQNEPDVYARFDLAYASDGSPVKMLEYNGDTPTGLIEASVTQWFWLQDRINSGVLPADTDQWNGLHEALVERWRTLLHRSLNEGEGGRLFVAHSDADTYGEDWDTVAYMRDVAGEAGWEHTGIEMKEIGWHHGARQFVGVPEPWGSSRSIAALPGDTPGTQYPVIRNLFKLYPWEDLVSGEDRVVGDQEFGALLIAGRGLFGRWYEPAWKMFLSNKLLLVALWRLFPGHPNLLPAYADGPNGMTDFVVKPVFGREGDGIQVHRSDGSITSNGHEYRREGIGRERVWQEYHELPDFPGKNGSNHPVLGSWVIDQEAFGVGIRESDGPITDYFCRFAPNIIES from the coding sequence ATGCGGCGCATTGAGCTCGACCCGCGGCCCGACTGGCAGCGCACTATCAAGCAGTCCGGCCTCATCTACTCGCACTCCGTCCGCGACGACGGAACGGCGGTGGAGTACTGGAACGACGGCGCTGCGTACGTCTTCACGCTCCCGGAGGTCGAAGAACTCGAGAAGCAAACCGAAGAGCTGCATCGCATGAGTCTCGAGGCGGCCAAGTACATGGCATCCGGTGCACTCGGTCACCTGGGGCTCAGCCCGAAAGCGTTCGAGCTCGCCCAGTGGTCGCTCGAGCAGAACGAACCCGACGTCTACGCCCGCTTCGACCTCGCCTACGCCAGCGACGGCTCACCCGTGAAGATGCTCGAGTACAACGGCGACACCCCCACCGGTCTGATCGAGGCGTCGGTCACCCAGTGGTTCTGGTTGCAGGATCGGATCAACAGCGGAGTCCTCCCTGCCGACACCGACCAGTGGAACGGCCTGCACGAGGCCCTGGTGGAGCGCTGGCGGACCCTGTTGCACCGCTCGTTGAACGAGGGGGAGGGCGGACGCCTCTTCGTCGCCCACTCGGATGCCGACACCTACGGCGAGGACTGGGACACCGTCGCCTACATGCGCGACGTCGCCGGAGAAGCCGGATGGGAGCACACCGGCATCGAGATGAAGGAGATCGGCTGGCACCACGGCGCGCGGCAGTTCGTCGGCGTTCCCGAGCCGTGGGGCTCCTCGCGCAGCATCGCGGCGCTTCCCGGTGACACCCCGGGCACGCAGTACCCCGTCATCCGCAACCTCTTCAAGCTCTACCCCTGGGAGGACCTCGTCTCGGGAGAGGATCGCGTCGTCGGCGACCAGGAGTTCGGCGCGCTGCTCATTGCGGGTCGCGGACTCTTCGGCCGCTGGTACGAACCGGCGTGGAAGATGTTCCTCTCGAACAAGCTCCTGCTCGTCGCCCTCTGGCGATTGTTCCCCGGCCACCCCAACCTACTGCCGGCCTACGCCGACGGCCCGAACGGCATGACCGACTTCGTCGTCAAACCCGTCTTCGGTCGAGAAGGCGACGGCATCCAGGTGCACCGCAGTGACGGCAGCATCACTTCGAACGGCCATGAGTACCGGCGCGAGGGCATAGGCCGGGAGCGCGTGTGGCAGGAGTACCACGAGCTCCCCGATTTCCCCGGGAAGAACGGCAGCAACCACCCCGTGCTCGGCTCATGGGTGATCGACCAGGAAGCGTTCGGCGTCGGCATCCGCGAATCCGACGGACCGATCACGGACTACTTCTGTCGCTTCGCGCCGAACATCATCGAGAGCTGA
- the glsA gene encoding glutaminase A: MTSPPAAASYDLDALRSRLLPERRGRIDDSIPQLADAHPDLCALALALPDGSVHASRQADVSFSVQSAVKPFLFALALVDSEGAALDRVGIEPTGESFDAIKLESGTGRPPNPMVNAGALLTASLVAGTNAEARSARIARGLAAFAGRELEVDEDVAHNEHLLGDRNHALAHLMRAEGTLEPSADDAVAVYARACATLVDAETLAVMGATLALGGINPRTGERVVPERVARDVISVMATCGVYDGSGRWMRAVGIPAKSSVSGAIVLSSPGRLGAAVVSPPLDEQGTSVRGCLASEALSEDLALHSFSSR; the protein is encoded by the coding sequence GTGACCTCGCCTCCCGCTGCCGCTTCGTACGACCTCGACGCCCTGCGGTCCCGCCTGCTGCCCGAACGCAGGGGGCGAATCGACGACAGCATCCCGCAGCTCGCCGACGCCCATCCCGACCTCTGCGCCCTCGCCCTCGCCCTCCCCGACGGTTCGGTGCACGCGAGCCGACAGGCCGATGTCTCGTTCAGCGTGCAGTCCGCGGTCAAGCCGTTCCTGTTCGCTCTGGCGCTCGTCGACTCCGAGGGGGCGGCCCTCGATCGCGTCGGCATCGAACCCACCGGCGAGTCGTTCGACGCCATCAAGCTCGAGAGCGGCACGGGCCGACCGCCGAACCCCATGGTCAACGCTGGCGCACTGCTGACCGCCTCGCTCGTCGCCGGAACGAACGCCGAGGCGCGCAGCGCCCGCATCGCGCGGGGGCTCGCGGCGTTCGCGGGACGCGAGCTCGAGGTCGACGAAGACGTGGCCCACAACGAACACCTCCTCGGTGACCGTAATCACGCCCTGGCCCACCTGATGCGCGCGGAGGGCACCCTCGAGCCCTCGGCCGACGACGCGGTCGCCGTCTACGCCCGAGCCTGCGCGACGTTGGTGGATGCCGAGACCCTGGCCGTCATGGGGGCGACGCTCGCGCTCGGGGGGATCAATCCCCGGACGGGGGAACGGGTCGTGCCCGAGCGGGTCGCGCGAGACGTCATCTCGGTGATGGCGACCTGCGGGGTCTACGACGGCTCGGGCCGGTGGATGCGCGCGGTCGGCATTCCGGCCAAGTCGAGTGTCTCCGGCGCGATCGTGCTGTCCTCACCCGGCCGTCTCGGCGCGGCCGTGGTGAGTCCACCGCTCGACGAACAGGGCACGAGCGTCCGCGGCTGCCTCGCGAGCGAAGCCCTGAGCGAAGACCTCGCGCTGCATTCTTTCTCGTCGCGCTGA
- a CDS encoding YbaB/EbfC family nucleoid-associated protein: MIDDIDARVEAARARLDAQVAAARAAHANLDVGLEELRNVSVTVRSPRNECEVTATAEGSITQVRVSPGAELGAGLDTALTRTIEAAQSAAREAAADRAAVLLGEGSSLVADLRARRAPAR; the protein is encoded by the coding sequence ATGATTGATGACATCGACGCACGCGTAGAGGCGGCGCGAGCGCGTCTGGATGCTCAAGTGGCGGCCGCCCGGGCCGCCCATGCGAATCTGGACGTCGGTCTCGAGGAGCTGCGTAACGTCTCGGTGACGGTCCGCAGCCCGCGCAACGAATGCGAGGTCACTGCCACGGCTGAGGGCTCAATCACGCAGGTTCGGGTGTCCCCGGGCGCGGAGCTCGGCGCCGGACTCGACACCGCCCTCACTCGCACCATCGAGGCCGCGCAGTCCGCCGCTCGAGAGGCCGCTGCGGACCGGGCAGCTGTTCTCCTCGGCGAGGGCTCCTCTCTTGTCGCCGACCTCCGGGCCCGGCGCGCCCCGGCGCGGTGA
- the def gene encoding peptide deformylase codes for MAVLPIRIMGDPVLHAPAARVDEITDEVRTLVADMFETMDAAPGVGLAAPQVGVGLRIFTYTYEDDEGQPWRGVVINPELWIRPMEPGYPDPDEESEGCLSFPGERFPLRRSDAALLTGTDLDGHAVRIEVTGWRARILQHEFDHLDGILYVDRLDEEDGRVAAKIAKKRKWGKPGISWMPGVDDIDA; via the coding sequence GTGGCCGTACTCCCGATTCGCATCATGGGTGATCCCGTGCTGCACGCTCCCGCTGCCCGCGTCGACGAGATCACCGATGAGGTGCGCACCCTCGTTGCCGACATGTTCGAGACGATGGACGCCGCTCCCGGTGTGGGCCTTGCGGCTCCGCAGGTCGGGGTGGGACTGCGCATCTTCACGTACACGTACGAAGACGACGAGGGGCAGCCCTGGCGCGGCGTCGTGATCAACCCCGAGCTGTGGATTCGCCCGATGGAACCCGGCTACCCCGACCCCGACGAAGAGAGCGAGGGGTGCCTCTCGTTCCCCGGCGAGCGCTTTCCGTTGCGCCGGTCCGATGCGGCACTGCTCACCGGCACCGATCTCGACGGCCACGCGGTCCGTATCGAGGTCACGGGTTGGCGCGCGCGCATCCTGCAGCACGAGTTCGATCACCTCGACGGCATCCTGTATGTGGATCGTCTCGACGAGGAAGACGGTCGGGTGGCGGCGAAGATCGCGAAGAAGCGCAAGTGGGGCAAGCCTGGTATCTCGTGGATGCCGGGTGTCGACGACATCGACGCGTGA
- a CDS encoding tRNA-dihydrouridine synthase, translating into MQPVVRRRASRTVTVGVVAALAATLTGCGQGTNVSDDYAQICRDNSTEKRLPDDDCNNHGGSAHWYYLPLGSSSRTVPAVGQPATGGSDSIPSGKTAARGISSDGDSVSRGGFGGSGSDGSHGS; encoded by the coding sequence ATGCAGCCAGTCGTGCGTCGTCGCGCGTCGCGCACCGTCACCGTCGGCGTTGTCGCCGCCCTCGCCGCCACCCTCACCGGGTGCGGACAGGGGACGAACGTCTCGGACGACTACGCCCAGATCTGCCGAGACAACTCCACCGAGAAGCGCTTGCCCGACGACGATTGCAACAACCACGGCGGAAGCGCCCACTGGTACTACCTGCCGCTCGGCTCGAGCAGCCGAACGGTACCCGCCGTGGGGCAGCCGGCGACCGGCGGCTCCGACAGCATCCCGTCGGGGAAGACCGCTGCCCGCGGCATCTCGAGCGATGGCGACAGCGTCTCGCGCGGTGGTTTCGGCGGATCGGGCTCCGACGGAAGCCACGGCAGCTGA
- a CDS encoding DMT family transporter has product MIPLDATLSDGIDQLVGVFRDPRILLGIPLALLGAVFMSFGAQYQHRGVQKVERLSGKTTGGLSRKQLTSLLTRPSWVAGTVMLGLAIVCQLSALSVAPLILVQPLGAIALVITTVLNARVSGQKPTRQSLIAIALCVGGIFIFVTIAAFFATEHVVTERELWIILGILAVVVIVFGVFWVLVRRRAQALFYIMAAGVIYGFVATLAKVVISRAQAGNFEWLTMLCLVALLAAVAVGAYFVQTAYSVGPPDLVIAGLTVIDPIVAVLIGLLVLGEASTAPAWALIGFVIAGAIATWGVIQLTKHHPQVTADGKLAKPRVQ; this is encoded by the coding sequence GTGATCCCGCTCGATGCCACCCTCAGCGACGGAATCGACCAGCTCGTCGGTGTGTTCCGCGATCCCCGTATCCTCCTCGGCATCCCGCTGGCCCTGCTCGGTGCGGTGTTCATGTCGTTCGGAGCGCAGTATCAGCACCGCGGAGTGCAGAAGGTCGAGCGCCTCTCGGGCAAGACCACCGGTGGCCTCTCGCGCAAGCAGCTCACGTCCCTGTTGACGCGTCCCTCGTGGGTTGCGGGCACGGTCATGCTGGGCCTGGCGATCGTGTGCCAGCTCTCGGCGCTGTCGGTGGCCCCGCTGATCCTCGTGCAGCCGCTCGGCGCCATCGCCCTCGTCATCACGACGGTGCTGAACGCCCGCGTCTCGGGACAGAAGCCGACGCGGCAGTCGCTCATCGCGATCGCACTGTGCGTGGGCGGCATCTTCATCTTCGTGACGATCGCGGCGTTCTTCGCCACCGAGCACGTGGTCACCGAGCGCGAGCTGTGGATCATCCTCGGTATCCTGGCCGTCGTCGTCATCGTCTTCGGCGTGTTCTGGGTGCTCGTACGCCGGCGCGCTCAGGCGTTGTTCTACATCATGGCCGCGGGCGTGATCTACGGTTTCGTCGCGACGCTCGCCAAGGTCGTCATCAGCCGCGCGCAGGCCGGCAACTTCGAGTGGCTGACGATGCTGTGCCTGGTAGCGCTGCTCGCCGCCGTCGCCGTGGGCGCCTACTTCGTGCAGACGGCGTACTCGGTCGGCCCGCCCGACCTCGTCATCGCGGGCCTCACCGTGATCGACCCGATCGTGGCCGTGTTGATCGGTCTGCTGGTGCTCGGCGAGGCGTCGACGGCCCCCGCATGGGCGCTCATCGGCTTCGTCATCGCCGGCGCGATCGCGACCTGGGGCGTGATCCAGTTGACCAAGCACCACCCTCAGGTGACGGCGGACGGGAAGCTGGCGAAGCCTCGGGTGCAGTGA
- a CDS encoding SRPBCC family protein yields the protein MGARGIYVATTIRATLDEVWTATQEPSQHVRWDVRFSRITPTTSTGDGAARFVYERRTPVHTVRGDGISIGETSRPDGTRTSALRFTTQDRLSPLRDGRGYWRYEPVDDGIRFSTGYDYEAGWGPLDVIVRPLVGWATAWSFDRLRIWLETGVEPERWSIRHAIAFWRTDRPRASRCERIPPHRRRALDDAPATLATLPAPGANR from the coding sequence ATGGGGGCACGGGGGATCTATGTCGCGACCACCATCCGCGCGACGCTCGACGAGGTCTGGACGGCGACGCAGGAGCCGTCGCAGCACGTGAGATGGGACGTCCGCTTCTCGCGGATCACACCCACGACGAGCACGGGGGACGGCGCCGCTCGGTTCGTCTACGAACGACGGACGCCCGTGCACACCGTCCGCGGTGACGGCATCAGCATCGGCGAGACGTCGCGACCCGATGGCACCCGCACCTCCGCGCTGCGCTTCACCACCCAGGACAGGCTGTCACCGCTTCGCGACGGTCGCGGCTATTGGCGCTACGAGCCGGTCGACGACGGCATCCGCTTCTCGACCGGATACGACTACGAGGCCGGGTGGGGCCCCCTCGACGTGATCGTGCGTCCCCTGGTCGGCTGGGCGACCGCGTGGAGCTTCGACCGCCTGCGCATCTGGCTCGAAACCGGCGTCGAGCCGGAACGGTGGTCGATCCGGCACGCCATCGCCTTCTGGCGGACGGACCGCCCCCGCGCCTCGCGCTGCGAGCGAATCCCCCCGCATCGACGGCGCGCCCTCGACGACGCCCCCGCCACGCTTGCGACGCTGCCCGCACCGGGAGCGAACCGATGA